From Kitasatospora sp. MAP12-44:
CCCCCGCGAGCGCATCGCGTCAGTGATTCGACAACTCGAACCACACCACCGGGTACCGGCTGTGGCGGCGGTCCTGGACAAGGCGCGCAGCTGAGCTACTCCGAGGTCTCCGGGGCGAGGGCCTGCCGTAGCCACCTCAGACAGGCCGGGGAGCCGGCCACGATCGGTACCGCCACGATCTCCGGGTTGTCCCACGGATGGTGCTCCAACAGGTGTGCTTCGAGCTCTGGGTACCTGTCGAGACTGGTCTTGAAGATCAGTTGCCATTCCTCGCCCGTGCCGAACTCGCCCAGGTGCCAGAAGGTCGAGATCACCGGGCCGACGATCTGGGCGCCTGCTGCCAGGCGCCCGCTCACCACCGACCGGGCGAGGCTCTCTGCCGCCTCGCGGTGCTCCGTCGCCGTGTAGACCTGTACGAAGTCAGACATGGTGCGATGGTAGCCACGGAGCTCGCAGCGTCGTCAACCGTCCAGCACGGTTCGAGGCGACTCTCAGAGATAGAGCCCGGTCGAGCCGTCCGACTCCTTCAGGCGCTCGGCCGCCACCGCGTGCAGGTCGCGCTCGCGCAGCAGGATGTACGTCGCGCCGCGCACCTCGACCTCCAGCTTGTCCTCCGGGTCGTAGAGCACCCGGTCACCGGGCTCCACCGACCGCACGCTCTGGCCGACCGCAGCAGCTTCCGCCCACACGCACCTTTTACTCAGCTCGGCGGTGGCCGGGATCAGGATGCCGCCGGTCGAGCGGCGCTCGCCCTCGCCGCCCTCGGTGCGGACCAGGACCCGGTCGTGCAGCATCCGGATCGGCAGCTTCTCGCCCATCCGGTCATGGCTGAGCTGGTCGTGCTGCCGCTGCTGCTTGCTCTGCTCGTCGTTCGCGCTCACGCCCCTGACCGTACCTGGCCAGGGCGGGCGGCGGAGCGACGGCCCACCATCCGGAAGGGCCGGGTGCGCCTCGCGCACCCGGCCCTTCC
This genomic window contains:
- the cutA gene encoding divalent-cation tolerance protein CutA; this translates as MSDFVQVYTATEHREAAESLARSVVSGRLAAGAQIVGPVISTFWHLGEFGTGEEWQLIFKTSLDRYPELEAHLLEHHPWDNPEIVAVPIVAGSPACLRWLRQALAPETSE
- a CDS encoding co-chaperone GroES; protein product: MGEKLPIRMLHDRVLVRTEGGEGERRSTGGILIPATAELSKRCVWAEAAAVGQSVRSVEPGDRVLYDPEDKLEVEVRGATYILLRERDLHAVAAERLKESDGSTGLYL